Proteins encoded in a region of the Enterococcus gilvus ATCC BAA-350 genome:
- a CDS encoding SEC10/PgrA surface exclusion domain-containing protein, with protein MKKQKIALFSATLATMAGIGFSHSTEARADASGDAAQAPTATAEDSKATIAAVQSEVTKAQETASATQAEATTAKEEAYETSQAAASKAQEEANTAKEAVDVAQEVVSEAEKAAEGATSEKIEQAQKDVSEQEKANEGIKEAIKEDEKAIDAAGSKVEETQGEADAAQKVVENAKTDVDNSQEKIDEKQQAVKDAQSIVEGEGATEANDNLEKAKEELEAAKKTEEAAKTDSETAAATEGSAQTAKNVAEGEATDAASDVDAASKKKQEADEAVKKTQNDLDRANSEAKDGLNKIVVTQEYVNALKAYEADRSEANKKQLLAADAAALAANAKFQSNEADKAIMINGQTDMTTALIEELSIYAARLINSVRQMFGMKDVTVSLGSIKFTDEIAKAYEADNWSGFNGHYNDAINQAARNNGLLEHPGGNLYENLYSYSSSSMKPDSSWNLSKNDLKSLIYNAMLGFLYGDSGSNWGHAFSITGLMYGSSTDECYFGVSFSKASRPSFSTHFEFVPRSYYIKDASKFDTKSIDIPEIDDAKAQEKINKLTQELADRKEDAKIAGEGLESARKKADEANQKLEAAKAGLEKATTDNQEAKKQLAAATKAVETATEKVNAAQGVVDKFNSDAETKQKALDAAQEALEAAKQEKDLKVTILEEAKKQLDTVNAKLSAAQVALTAAKEKLADDKKALESGERLVEQKKAEVASLKQASEALSAALSDLEKAESAYASAVKKLESAKKTAETDAATYHALQAKADAAKVKLEETKEKLNKLKNHLALNEELDSVKGKSADATSGAAFIGNASKQGVMGQSNASTLKSLKIQVSEKKKSQLTPTTTKSSSVFPQTGFSDDPALALLGVTLMGLLITLGLAELDKRNRFFLK; from the coding sequence ATGAAGAAACAAAAGATTGCTTTATTTTCAGCAACTCTCGCAACAATGGCAGGGATTGGGTTCTCTCATTCCACGGAAGCGCGTGCAGATGCGAGTGGTGACGCAGCACAAGCGCCGACAGCAACGGCTGAGGACTCCAAAGCGACGATAGCAGCAGTTCAATCAGAAGTTACTAAGGCACAAGAGACAGCATCTGCTACTCAGGCAGAAGCAACTACTGCCAAGGAGGAGGCATACGAGACCTCACAAGCTGCTGCAAGCAAAGCACAGGAGGAGGCAAACACTGCAAAAGAAGCTGTAGACGTAGCACAAGAGGTCGTGTCTGAAGCTGAAAAAGCGGCAGAAGGAGCAACATCCGAAAAGATTGAGCAAGCACAAAAGGATGTGTCGGAGCAGGAAAAAGCAAATGAGGGTATCAAGGAAGCAATCAAGGAAGATGAAAAAGCAATTGATGCTGCGGGATCAAAGGTAGAGGAGACTCAAGGGGAAGCGGATGCTGCACAAAAAGTTGTTGAAAACGCGAAAACGGACGTCGATAACTCCCAAGAAAAAATCGATGAGAAGCAACAAGCAGTAAAGGATGCGCAAAGTATTGTTGAAGGGGAAGGCGCCACCGAAGCAAACGACAATCTAGAAAAGGCGAAGGAAGAACTAGAGGCTGCTAAAAAAACTGAGGAAGCTGCTAAAACAGATTCTGAAACAGCTGCGGCAACAGAAGGAAGTGCGCAAACAGCCAAGAATGTTGCTGAAGGTGAAGCAACGGATGCCGCTAGCGACGTTGATGCTGCAAGTAAAAAGAAGCAAGAGGCGGATGAAGCGGTCAAAAAAACACAAAATGATTTGGATAGGGCGAATTCAGAGGCAAAAGACGGGTTAAACAAGATCGTGGTGACGCAGGAATATGTAAATGCGCTGAAAGCCTACGAGGCGGATCGCAGCGAAGCGAATAAAAAGCAACTTTTAGCTGCTGATGCTGCAGCCTTGGCAGCAAATGCAAAATTCCAGTCAAATGAAGCCGATAAAGCTATCATGATCAATGGTCAGACGGATATGACAACGGCTCTCATAGAAGAATTATCGATTTACGCAGCTCGTTTGATCAATTCTGTTCGTCAGATGTTTGGCATGAAGGATGTGACTGTTTCTTTAGGATCGATCAAATTTACTGACGAAATTGCTAAAGCCTATGAAGCGGATAATTGGAGCGGCTTCAACGGACATTATAACGATGCTATCAATCAGGCAGCGAGAAACAATGGATTACTAGAACACCCAGGTGGAAACCTCTACGAAAATTTATATTCATATAGTTCTAGTTCAATGAAACCAGACAGTTCTTGGAATCTTAGCAAGAATGACTTGAAGAGCTTGATCTATAATGCTATGTTGGGCTTTTTGTACGGTGACAGTGGTAGCAACTGGGGCCATGCATTTAGTATCACGGGTCTCATGTATGGGAGTTCTACAGATGAATGCTATTTTGGTGTATCCTTCTCCAAAGCAAGCAGACCATCATTTTCTACTCATTTTGAATTTGTCCCGCGCAGCTACTACATTAAAGATGCGAGTAAATTTGATACTAAATCGATTGATATCCCTGAAATAGACGATGCGAAAGCGCAAGAAAAAATCAACAAATTGACGCAGGAGCTGGCCGATCGAAAAGAAGATGCAAAGATTGCCGGGGAAGGATTAGAAAGTGCGCGTAAAAAAGCTGACGAAGCAAACCAGAAACTTGAAGCAGCAAAAGCTGGATTAGAAAAAGCGACGACGGATAATCAAGAGGCGAAGAAGCAGCTGGCAGCAGCAACAAAAGCTGTTGAAACGGCTACGGAAAAAGTGAATGCAGCTCAAGGAGTCGTTGATAAATTTAATTCAGATGCAGAAACGAAACAGAAAGCACTAGATGCTGCACAAGAAGCACTCGAAGCAGCAAAACAAGAAAAAGATTTGAAAGTGACAATACTGGAAGAAGCCAAAAAACAATTAGACACAGTGAATGCTAAGTTGAGCGCCGCGCAAGTAGCTTTGACCGCTGCCAAAGAAAAACTAGCTGATGATAAAAAGGCATTGGAGAGCGGCGAACGACTAGTAGAGCAAAAGAAAGCCGAAGTGGCATCATTGAAACAAGCTTCTGAAGCATTATCTGCGGCCCTTTCTGATCTGGAAAAAGCAGAATCTGCGTATGCATCTGCTGTTAAGAAACTGGAAAGTGCCAAAAAAACTGCTGAGACTGATGCGGCGACGTATCACGCCTTACAAGCTAAAGCAGACGCAGCAAAGGTAAAACTGGAAGAAACAAAAGAAAAATTAAACAAACTTAAAAATCATCTTGCTCTTAATGAAGAATTGGACTCTGTTAAGGGCAAATCCGCGGATGCAACAAGCGGAGCTGCTTTTATTGGAAATGCATCAAAGCAGGGAGTTATGGGGCAATCAAACGCAAGCACTCTTAAATCGTTAAAAATTCAAGTTAGTGAAAAGAAGAAAAGTCAATTAACGCCTACAACTACTAAATCAAGTTCAGTATTTCCTCAAACAGGATTTTCTGATGATCCTGCACTAGCTCTTTTGGGAGTAACGCTAATGGGTCTTCTAATAACCTTAGGATTGGCAGAGCTGGATAAAAGAAATCGTTTCTTTCTAAAATAA
- a CDS encoding LPXTG cell wall anchor domain-containing protein: MVVFSLLVLNFPMVAFADTSESLSEKTVNSSQEQFVESASLSEESGTDPVLSVDPKENPAASTEKTVERSTSKIEATIGSSEHSVNEETIDHPTTETTVVEKRYAEEPAVSDKIEKATSAVVPQASAAVIEKAVESPSDLEEKLNKEWTAEKIRENLTGSDYGITQNELKGYSDEELTNAFKLFNRYNFDLTGMDLGSYVHVLRMVYKEHAVSWNEVEQALAFNPNNYTTTAELAQNIDQLQAYLKILYSNKEGFVPLRSFTNEEMLHILNHLSGAEDKLSYANGLFSGLVHWLYSSQEGNGPIDNGPKPVPLIQTMEKPASPIVLKDAAPQNNSNTTENRLLTEANGQKEYPKTGEKQPVIFTLIGMIMTLFAGSILLRRRLRV, encoded by the coding sequence ATGGTTGTTTTTAGTTTGTTGGTTCTGAATTTCCCAATGGTCGCATTTGCTGATACTTCCGAAAGTCTCTCTGAAAAAACCGTAAACTCTAGTCAAGAACAATTTGTTGAGAGCGCTTCTCTTTCTGAGGAATCAGGAACAGATCCTGTTCTTTCCGTTGACCCTAAAGAGAATCCTGCCGCTTCTACAGAAAAAACAGTTGAACGTTCCACTAGCAAAATTGAAGCTACTATCGGCAGCAGTGAACATTCAGTAAATGAAGAAACAATAGATCATCCAACAACTGAAACAACCGTTGTAGAAAAACGATACGCTGAGGAACCTGCCGTTTCGGATAAAATAGAAAAGGCGACTAGTGCTGTAGTCCCACAAGCTAGTGCAGCGGTCATAGAAAAGGCGGTAGAATCCCCTTCTGATTTAGAAGAAAAGTTGAACAAAGAATGGACAGCAGAGAAAATTCGTGAGAACTTAACCGGATCAGATTATGGGATAACTCAGAATGAACTTAAAGGATATTCGGACGAAGAGCTCACAAATGCCTTCAAACTTTTCAACCGTTATAACTTTGACCTTACAGGCATGGATTTAGGAAGCTACGTTCACGTTTTACGTATGGTTTATAAGGAACATGCGGTGAGTTGGAACGAGGTCGAACAGGCTTTGGCTTTCAATCCTAATAACTACACTACCACTGCTGAGCTAGCGCAAAACATTGATCAGCTGCAAGCCTATCTGAAGATTCTTTATTCGAACAAGGAAGGCTTTGTGCCTTTACGTTCTTTCACAAATGAAGAAATGCTTCATATTTTGAATCATCTTAGTGGTGCTGAAGACAAATTAAGTTACGCCAATGGATTATTCTCAGGACTTGTCCATTGGTTATATTCCTCGCAAGAAGGAAATGGACCTATCGATAATGGACCAAAGCCTGTTCCGTTGATTCAAACCATGGAGAAACCTGCGAGTCCAATTGTGTTAAAGGATGCTGCTCCTCAAAACAATTCAAACACTACTGAGAACAGACTCCTTACCGAGGCAAATGGGCAGAAAGAATACCCTAAGACGGGGGAAAAACAGCCTGTCATTTTCACCCTCATAGGGATGATTATGACTCTATTCGCAGGAAGCATCCTATTAAGAAGACGGCTACGCGTTTAA
- a CDS encoding ABC transporter ATP-binding protein, with product MEKRLLEVNNLKQYFNTGTKNEVRAVNDVSFYINEGETFGLVGESGSGKSTTGRTIIRLNQKTDGEILFDGKDVSKIHGKAELTKFRRDVQMIFQDPYASLNPRMKVKDIIAEGIDVNGLAKTPKDRDKIVNDLLETVGLNPSHGTRYPHEFSGGQRQRIGIARALAVRPRFIICDEPISALDVSIQAQVVNLLQDLQNEHNLTYLFIAHDLSMVKHISDRIGVMNNGHLLEVGSSDEIYHYGVHPYTESLLSAIPMPDPDHERQRRRIKYQTEPHDGKARSLREIAPGHFIYSSEDEVAYYKKKLQHLKNEKALAV from the coding sequence ATGGAAAAACGATTATTAGAAGTAAATAATTTGAAACAATATTTTAACACGGGCACTAAAAATGAAGTCCGTGCTGTCAATGATGTGAGCTTTTACATCAATGAGGGAGAGACGTTCGGATTGGTAGGGGAGTCTGGTAGTGGAAAATCTACTACAGGACGGACAATTATTCGCCTAAATCAAAAAACGGACGGAGAAATCCTTTTTGATGGCAAGGATGTATCGAAAATTCATGGAAAGGCAGAGCTGACAAAATTTCGTCGCGATGTCCAAATGATTTTTCAAGACCCATATGCGTCGCTAAATCCGCGGATGAAGGTCAAAGATATCATCGCGGAAGGCATTGATGTGAACGGACTTGCTAAAACTCCGAAAGACCGAGACAAGATCGTCAATGATTTGCTTGAGACGGTTGGGTTGAACCCTAGTCATGGGACTCGCTATCCACATGAATTCTCAGGCGGGCAACGTCAGCGTATCGGGATAGCACGCGCATTGGCAGTACGTCCACGCTTCATTATCTGTGATGAACCAATATCGGCTTTGGATGTATCGATCCAGGCACAGGTAGTAAATCTGTTGCAAGACTTGCAAAATGAGCACAACTTGACCTACTTGTTCATTGCCCATGACCTCTCAATGGTGAAGCACATCAGTGACCGTATCGGCGTGATGAATAATGGCCATTTGTTAGAAGTCGGCAGCAGTGACGAAATCTATCACTATGGGGTTCATCCGTATACGGAAAGTTTGCTTTCTGCAATTCCGATGCCTGATCCCGATCATGAACGTCAACGTCGTCGAATCAAATATCAAACGGAACCTCACGACGGCAAGGCGCGTTCATTGCGTGAGATTGCGCCAGGTCATTTTATCTATTCTTCTGAAGACGAAGTGGCCTATTATAAAAAGAAATTGCAGCATTTAAAAAATGAAAAAGCCTTGGCAGTTTAA
- a CDS encoding ABC transporter ATP-binding protein, with product MEKILEVNNLNISFDTYAGKVKAIRGVDFDLNKGETLAIVGESGSGKSVTTRTIMRLLSGNANIDEGQILFKGQNIVDKSEKEMQKIRGREIAMIFQDPMTSLDPTMTIGKQVAESLRKHKKISKKEGLKAALDLLNLVGIPDAEKRLKNYPHQFSGGQRQRIVIAIALICNPEILIADEPTTALDVTIQAQILELLKEIQEKIETSIIFITHDLGVVANVADRVAVMYAGKIVEVGTAEEIFYNPQHPYTWGLLGSMPTLESENDRLYAIPGSPPDLLDPPKGDAFYPRNEFALKIDAEMEPPFFEISETHKAATWLLAPQAPTVTPPAEIQRRWDIFRKKQNQYSA from the coding sequence ATGGAAAAAATATTAGAAGTAAATAATTTAAATATTTCATTCGATACCTATGCTGGGAAAGTCAAAGCGATACGTGGAGTGGATTTTGATCTGAATAAAGGGGAAACATTGGCGATCGTTGGGGAATCTGGTAGCGGTAAATCCGTGACCACGCGAACGATTATGCGCCTGCTTTCCGGGAACGCGAACATTGATGAAGGACAAATTTTGTTCAAAGGACAAAATATCGTAGATAAATCAGAGAAAGAAATGCAAAAGATTCGCGGACGAGAAATCGCGATGATTTTCCAAGATCCAATGACATCACTTGACCCAACCATGACGATTGGAAAGCAAGTAGCGGAGTCTCTAAGAAAGCATAAAAAAATCTCAAAAAAAGAAGGGTTGAAAGCTGCCCTTGATTTACTAAATCTAGTTGGGATTCCAGATGCCGAAAAACGATTAAAAAATTACCCGCATCAATTTTCTGGTGGTCAACGCCAACGGATCGTAATTGCCATTGCTTTGATCTGTAATCCTGAGATCCTGATTGCTGACGAACCGACGACCGCGTTGGACGTTACGATCCAAGCGCAAATTTTAGAGCTGCTAAAAGAGATTCAAGAGAAAATCGAAACATCGATCATTTTTATCACCCATGACCTCGGTGTCGTTGCTAACGTGGCCGATCGAGTAGCCGTCATGTATGCAGGAAAAATCGTAGAAGTAGGAACGGCGGAAGAAATTTTTTACAATCCGCAACACCCGTATACTTGGGGACTGCTTGGATCAATGCCAACCTTAGAGAGTGAAAATGATCGCCTTTATGCAATTCCAGGATCTCCTCCAGATTTATTAGATCCGCCAAAAGGAGATGCCTTCTATCCCCGTAACGAATTTGCTTTAAAAATCGATGCGGAAATGGAGCCGCCTTTCTTTGAGATTTCTGAAACCCACAAGGCAGCAACGTGGTTATTGGCACCTCAAGCACCAACAGTAACACCTCCGGCTGAGATTCAACGACGTTGGGATATTTTTCGTAAAAAGCAAAACCAATATTCCGCTTAA
- the opp3C gene encoding oligopeptide ABC transporter permease: MEIKYPSVVDIPADEFQPLQKNTEEEREEIAAPSLNFLQDSWRRLKKNKAAVISMVVLAVIIFISIITIFVSPQDPSKQNVDYINLPPRVPGLNINGLNGKTMVAGELVDKYAQADVPGNVNYLLGTDGLGRDVLSRLFMGTRISLLIAFIAALFDITIGVAYGLISGMLGGRVDNVMQRFLEILSGIPNLVVMILMLVVFEPGIFSIVAAMAITNWIPMARIVRAQTLKLKDQEYVLAGMTLGESKWKIAFKHIIPNISSVIIIQMMFSIPTAIFFEAFLSFIGLGLTPPSASLGTLLNDGYKTFLYLPYLLWIPAVTISLIMICFNLLADGLRDAFDPKMKE, from the coding sequence ATGGAAATAAAATATCCTTCAGTTGTTGATATTCCAGCAGATGAATTTCAACCCTTACAAAAAAATACGGAAGAGGAGCGCGAGGAGATCGCAGCCCCTTCCCTAAATTTCCTACAAGACTCATGGCGCCGATTAAAGAAAAATAAAGCGGCGGTCATTTCAATGGTCGTACTAGCAGTAATCATCTTTATCTCGATCATTACGATTTTTGTATCACCGCAAGACCCAAGCAAGCAAAATGTCGATTACATCAACTTGCCTCCTCGTGTCCCTGGTTTGAACATCAACGGATTAAACGGGAAAACGATGGTTGCAGGGGAGTTAGTAGATAAATACGCACAAGCAGATGTTCCCGGAAATGTAAATTATCTATTAGGAACAGATGGTTTAGGCCGTGACGTATTGAGCCGTCTCTTCATGGGAACGCGTATTTCCTTATTGATCGCCTTTATCGCAGCGTTATTTGATATAACGATTGGTGTGGCATACGGATTGATTTCTGGAATGCTTGGAGGCAGAGTCGATAATGTAATGCAACGTTTCTTAGAGATCCTTTCTGGAATTCCCAATCTGGTAGTTATGATCCTGATGCTAGTTGTTTTTGAACCAGGTATTTTTTCAATCGTAGCAGCGATGGCTATCACGAACTGGATACCCATGGCACGGATCGTCCGAGCCCAGACGCTCAAGCTAAAAGACCAAGAATACGTGTTAGCTGGGATGACTCTGGGTGAATCAAAATGGAAAATTGCCTTTAAACATATCATTCCGAATATTTCGAGTGTCATCATTATTCAAATGATGTTTAGTATTCCAACAGCGATTTTCTTCGAAGCGTTCTTGAGTTTCATCGGATTAGGATTAACACCGCCATCCGCATCATTAGGTACGTTATTAAACGACGGATACAAAACGTTCTTGTACTTGCCATACTTACTATGGATTCCAGCAGTGACGATCTCCTTGATCATGATTTGTTTCAATCTATTGGCTGATGGTCTACGCGACGCATTTGATCCGAAAATGAAAGAGTGA
- the opp3b gene encoding oligopeptide ABC transporter permease, with product MGSYLKYFLKRVFFMLITLWLIATITFFLMQLLPGTPYTNQERLSPETVAMLNRQVGLDKPVIVQYGIYLSNLVQGNFGISFQFKNQAVATLLAGRIGPSLQLGLQAIVFGTFVGIVLGTISAMKQNSWADTASTLVAILGRSIPNFVFAVLLQYIFAMKLRILPIAKWEGFAYTILPTLALAMSPLADSARFIRTEMVEVLHSDYVELARAKGLSRWEIAFRHGLRNSLIPLMTLLGPLAVALMTGSLVVENIFAIPGIGEQFVKSIMTNDYPTIMAVTILYSFMLVFVILVVDLLYGLVDPRIRLSEGSKS from the coding sequence ATGGGCAGTTATTTAAAATATTTTTTAAAGCGTGTCTTTTTCATGTTGATCACACTATGGTTGATTGCGACCATCACATTCTTCTTGATGCAATTACTACCAGGGACACCTTATACCAATCAAGAACGTTTAAGTCCTGAAACAGTTGCAATGTTGAACAGACAAGTAGGTCTGGATAAACCAGTCATCGTACAATATGGCATTTATCTATCAAACCTTGTACAAGGAAACTTCGGAATTTCTTTCCAATTTAAAAATCAAGCCGTTGCTACCTTATTAGCAGGCCGAATTGGACCGTCATTGCAATTAGGGTTGCAGGCAATCGTCTTCGGAACATTCGTGGGGATCGTCTTAGGTACGATCTCTGCCATGAAGCAGAATTCATGGGCGGATACAGCATCTACCTTAGTAGCGATACTAGGACGCTCGATTCCAAACTTTGTTTTTGCAGTATTATTGCAATATATTTTCGCGATGAAATTGCGTATTCTGCCAATTGCGAAATGGGAAGGTTTTGCTTACACCATTTTGCCAACGTTGGCTTTGGCAATGTCTCCACTAGCCGATTCCGCACGGTTCATACGAACTGAAATGGTGGAAGTACTCCATAGCGACTACGTTGAACTGGCACGGGCAAAAGGCTTGAGCCGTTGGGAGATCGCCTTTAGACATGGCCTGCGGAATAGTTTGATCCCGTTGATGACATTACTTGGACCACTAGCGGTTGCTTTGATGACTGGGTCGCTTGTTGTAGAAAACATCTTTGCGATTCCCGGTATCGGAGAACAATTCGTAAAATCAATCATGACCAATGACTATCCAACGATCATGGCAGTAACGATTCTTTATTCATTCATGCTGGTTTTCGTTATTCTAGTCGTCGATCTACTTTACGGATTAGTTGATCCTCGTATCCGTCTATCCGAAGGGAGCAAAAGCTAA
- a CDS encoding DUF3899 domain-containing protein — protein MKNKLFPIGIGGSLLVIVAIYSAARQSLSLLTLSNRFFLIGLPFLIIGILYWIFSSGFFDHFQHSMHQAFSRKQKKKSEFQPLSRVGQGRYSFWLIIAAIPITASIICALLTMI, from the coding sequence ATGAAAAATAAATTATTTCCCATTGGCATAGGCGGTAGTTTGTTAGTGATCGTTGCGATTTATTCAGCCGCACGTCAGTCACTTTCCCTACTCACTTTATCAAACCGATTTTTTTTGATCGGATTGCCCTTTTTGATCATTGGTATCCTGTATTGGATTTTTTCTTCAGGCTTCTTCGATCACTTTCAGCATTCGATGCATCAGGCCTTCAGCAGAAAACAAAAGAAAAAATCAGAATTCCAGCCCCTCTCGCGTGTTGGACAAGGGCGGTATTCTTTTTGGTTGATCATTGCAGCAATACCTATTACCGCATCAATCATTTGTGCACTGTTAACCATGATTTAA
- a CDS encoding peptide ABC transporter substrate-binding protein — protein MRNKLAYGIIAVCGLALAGCYGGGGASTDESSSSAKAKDNGTFNLVVQQEMPTADLSVATDTISFTALNNVYEGIYRLDKDNKPQPAGASEKVKVSDDGKTYTVKLREDAKWSNGDPVTAKDYVFGWQRTVKPETASEYAYLFEPVENAADISAGKKSPDELGIKAVNDHELEIKLSKPTPYFDYLLAFPSFFPQNQKVVEANGKEYATKSDKAVYNGPFTLEGFDGPGTDTEWEYKKNDTYWDKDEVKLSKVKVNVVKESSTSLNLFKDGEADDVILSGELAQQNANDPAYKSFKEARTSYLEFNQRKEDSPFRNENLRKAISYAINRKSLVNQVLGDGSVVSTGLVPSGMSNNPKGDEDFAKEAGDLAPYDKEKAKEYWDKAKKELKIDSLSFELMASDTDSSKKVIEYMQSALEEALPGVKVKPTPVPFSVRLDRSNAGDFDVLLGGWGADYADPSSFTDLFVTGNSYNRGRWSNKEYDKAVEESGNKDASDEEARWDDLQKANEIISKESGVAPLYQLSEAHLINEKVKGIVHHPAGASWDYKWTYVEE, from the coding sequence ATGAGGAACAAATTAGCTTATGGTATTATCGCGGTTTGCGGACTCGCTTTGGCGGGGTGTTATGGAGGAGGGGGCGCTTCAACTGATGAGAGCAGTTCAAGTGCGAAGGCAAAAGACAACGGAACATTCAATTTAGTGGTCCAACAAGAAATGCCGACAGCCGACTTATCTGTAGCCACAGATACAATCAGTTTTACTGCATTAAACAATGTATATGAAGGAATTTATCGTTTAGACAAAGACAACAAGCCGCAGCCAGCAGGAGCGAGTGAAAAAGTCAAAGTCAGCGACGACGGAAAAACATATACCGTAAAATTAAGAGAAGATGCAAAATGGTCCAATGGTGATCCCGTAACAGCTAAAGATTATGTCTTTGGATGGCAACGTACAGTGAAACCAGAGACAGCCTCAGAATATGCGTACCTTTTTGAACCTGTAGAAAATGCTGCTGACATTTCAGCTGGTAAAAAATCTCCAGACGAGTTAGGGATCAAAGCAGTGAATGATCACGAATTAGAAATCAAATTATCAAAACCTACACCGTACTTTGATTACTTATTAGCATTCCCATCGTTCTTCCCACAAAATCAAAAAGTGGTTGAAGCAAACGGTAAAGAATATGCGACTAAGAGTGATAAAGCCGTGTACAACGGTCCATTTACATTGGAAGGTTTTGACGGTCCCGGAACAGATACCGAATGGGAATACAAGAAAAATGACACTTATTGGGATAAAGACGAAGTCAAATTATCCAAAGTTAAAGTCAACGTAGTAAAAGAATCTTCAACATCATTGAACCTATTTAAAGATGGCGAAGCAGACGACGTGATTCTTTCTGGTGAATTGGCACAACAAAATGCAAATGACCCAGCATACAAATCATTTAAAGAAGCGCGTACCAGCTACCTTGAATTTAACCAAAGAAAAGAAGATTCACCATTTAGAAATGAAAACTTACGTAAAGCAATCTCATACGCGATCAACCGTAAATCTTTGGTTAATCAAGTATTGGGTGATGGCTCTGTAGTATCAACTGGATTGGTACCTTCTGGCATGTCTAACAATCCTAAAGGGGATGAAGACTTTGCTAAAGAAGCAGGGGATCTAGCTCCTTACGATAAAGAAAAAGCCAAAGAATATTGGGATAAAGCGAAGAAAGAATTGAAAATCGATTCTCTTTCATTCGAATTGATGGCTTCTGATACAGATTCATCGAAGAAAGTTATTGAATATATGCAAAGTGCATTGGAAGAAGCACTGCCTGGAGTTAAAGTGAAACCAACACCAGTTCCTTTCTCTGTTCGTTTAGACCGTTCGAACGCTGGGGACTTTGATGTTCTACTTGGCGGATGGGGCGCTGACTATGCAGACCCTTCAAGCTTTACTGACTTGTTTGTCACAGGCAATTCTTACAACCGTGGTCGTTGGAGCAATAAAGAGTACGACAAAGCAGTTGAAGAATCAGGAAACAAAGATGCTAGTGATGAAGAAGCACGTTGGGACGATTTGCAAAAAGCAAATGAGATCATCTCGAAAGAATCTGGTGTCGCACCGCTTTACCAATTATCTGAAGCACATTTGATCAACGAGAAAGTCAAAGGAATCGTACATCATCCTGCCGGCGCTTCTTGGGATTACAAATGGACATACGTGGAAGAATAA